GATCCCCGCCTgtggggtacgtaggcaacctcTCACGAGGCTCAGCtagttctataaaaaaattatatatttttcaaacaaatatcaGGATACGACCATCactcacaaaaaaaacatacgagatccgttctcagtgctgcagccccgcgctcacacttaatttatttgcaaaataaaaatacgagatccgttctcagtgctgcagccccgcgctcacacttaatttatttgcaaaataaaaatacgagatccgttctcagtgctgcagccccgcgctcacacttaatttatttgcaaaataaaaatacgagatccgttctcagtgctgcagccccgcgctcacacttaatttatttgcaaaataaaaatacgagatccgttctcagtgctgcagccccgcgctcacacttaatttatttgcaaaataaaaatacgagatcctattaaaaaaaatatagagatccGTTCTCAAAACACCAGCCCTACGACATCTCAACGATTTAAAGCCAGGCAAAGAAGACTAAAAACAAACATGAAGAATTCATGCATCATATAAAAGAAGTCCAACATGATCGATCATAACAACCAAATCAACAAGAAGACCACCATCCATATCCGAAAGAGATCAACATGATCAAATTAATCATACAACCAAAGTCTAAAAAGAAAAGCAGCAAAATAAAAGATAGCAGCAGCCACGCAGGGCCTTGACGATCACACGAACTAAACTACGGGCGGGAAGGAACTTGACCCTCACGCCTCACATCCGAAGACACAGCACCAGCACGCTCAGCCACACGACGACGACTTGCTTCCTCACGACGACGATTCTAGAAGAATTCACCAAGATTCAACACTTGGCGAACTGTGGGGGGGGGGGGCAATTGTTGGAGATGGCTTAGCACAGGCCCATTAAGAGCTAAGCCCAAAATCAGGCTCGACCCGTTAAGCAACAATTGATGATTTTGCTAGAAGACAAAACGTACGTCACTATAAATAGAAGACGTCAGACTCATTGAAAGGACGTTCAGAAAAGTACAGAAAGTACAGAAAAGGAGAGCATCGCCTCTTCATCACACACAAAGTCTCGGATGACCTCAACCACTAGACGAGCTCGGCCCAGACGACCTCAGaccataaaatagaaagatacttGTTTAGACGAACTGTTTAGACGAGCATCTTTAGTTCTTGTAATTGACCGAGTTTGTTTATTCTTGACTATTAATACGAAAATCTCCACctttttacatcatttataaatattacatcacCGACCGGATATGGAAACAACAGAAATGTAAACACTCGTGTTATGGGATTTTCTCGGAAAGTGGAAACTCTCTTGGTGAATTGAGCGAGAATCGGAGTGAAAACTTGGGAAGAAGAAGGTATTAATAAAGACAAAGAATTAGAAGAACACAGAGAGAACTGAAACTGCGGGCTTTTCGATTTGGAGAACAAGCTGTTGGGTTTTCTGATTCTGAGCTTTATTAGTCTCTCATTCATCTCCAGCAaatgtttcttctctttcttgaaaGGGAAGTATTCGTCGTTCAagaaatgaaagacttaggtGCTGGTATAAGAAGGAGAcgaaaggaggaagaagaagagacagacCTTCGTGAGGATTCTAGCTTTAACGAGACAAATGAAAAAGAGGGTTTTATTGAGACGAATCAATACAAAGTTCATATGGTTTTTGTGGAAAGTGCGCAGTTATGTATGCGTGATTGAGAGAAATCGAGGTTTGAACTTAATTTTAAGGATTTTTAAGTCGGTTCCTCGGCCGTTTCGGCCCGTTatgattttctttaattttcttatgcAATTAAATAAAAGGCGGCTGAATATATTGGGGCGATGtttgatttatgtttaatttttttgataggccaattatttacttcttttaaattttagtcaaaaaagAACCTTGTAGacctatatattaaaacagaagtcacaactttgattcatgtgtgatttttttttaaaaattgacctaatggacatatatattcataaaaattgacctaatggacataatcttatcgtttaaattttgggcctacaaaattttttattggactatcaatagtTGAATTtaagatgatccattggatttatagatagtataaattaaataaatataatgttgtaatactatacctctatatactaaatatttaaatatttgtcgatgttaacttttaaaattataaagatttttttttaaataacaaaatcatattatctaacaatgattaatctttactaccttaaatcaatgaaaaaataatttaaactatatagtttattttaaaaattaaacaaaaattaaatgtttaattatttactcgataatataaatctatgaatcgataggtttaatttttttaaaaattttctaaatttgtgaaatgttacaatatatttgaatatgacaataaaaaaaatattttactaatctttatatatatagttatgattttaataatgaaataataatccaaatatatatatatagaagaagatacaaatacatgtgaaagtttgaaacaaaaaaaatatacagtaaacttattatgttttaaaaattgatagaaaaaatatatattataatatatatcaatttaaaattgaaaaacatatttatataaaaataaatgaaaacaaaaaaactacgcggttgcgcggatcgagatctagtggtttattaaaaaactaaaaacatgtATACCCTaagtatacaaatacaaataaaactaaaaataaaaaaaaaattagaattttttttatatttttgaattatattttttcaaaaacttttagGTCCAtcctagaatttttttttttatatctatacataaaaatattagaattatgtttggataatttgggtttaaaggtactgtatttattttgttttaactatgattaatattttatatactttatttggatattatgattatttttattttaaatatcattaatattttaaattaaaatagaaattagatatttgatttttttttaattgatgcTAATTTACTTATGATATGTTCTCATTCTCTCATCCTCTCATTTTTCCACTCTTTCATTCATATCCTCTCTTATGTGCTCTCCCGTCCTTGTAATCGAAAACATTGCTAcaatttctttttaagtaagtttttaataaataaagttttaattatctttttcttgttttcattttctCGTTTTAATATTATGCTTTGTGTTTAAGTGACTGGTCTAAACAcccatatttatgttttattattttaagttatGTTTCAATCTTCTTAATATATGTCTTAacttactttttattatatatgtttaattatgcTTTCTCTACAATCGTTGTCTGATGGTATGAGCCATGGTTGAGTAGGCATCTAAAGTTGTGGGTGTTGGTGATCTACTAATTGATCTTTGGTTCTTATAGGATAAAATCTTAGTTCTCCTTAGTGTTTTGTCGGTCTAGACAAAGTCCAAAGTCTCGTAGGTGTTGGGAAAACAAAACCTCTCCCTAAACAGCATTGTAAGGAGTTTTAGATTTTCACCAACACCTATGGGAGATGATACCATCAGACAACTATCGTGGAGAAATGTTAGACTATACTTtgaagttttcaaaattatgaatCGATATCtagttaacattttatttttttccaaatcatTGGTTCAATTAAGTCATAGGCTTATGATTCAGCAAAGAGACCGGAATATTTTGGGGATCTACACTATATGTGGAATAGGTCCTacttagaaatatttgaaattttgggtgaactaaaaatacaaaattttatatttttacaaaatagacTTCACATTCGAGTTAACGAATAAACGgttaaatttttaacaaaacaagaaaagaaagtttttattaaatcagTAGCAATTGCACTACCAAATCATATGATGTTATGTCTCGACTCTCGAATAATGTTGATGAAACTAATAATTATGGTatcacaattttggtggagcgGGGAAAATGGTGACAATAGAAAATGTATGCATAGGAAATCTTGACATAAGCTAtgtcaacaaaaatataaaggtGGAATATATTTCAGAGTTTTGACGAAATTTAATAAAGTTATGTTAAGAATTATTTGGAGATTAATTGAAAAGTCCAGCTACTATTTTTGAAACTCGAGTCCTATGGATAACATACTATTGTATCAGTTAAATCTCTAGTTTAAAAAGATTAACTGAAAGGGTAGTAACATGATCATCTATCTCAGTATATAATGTTTCATGGATCTCAACCATTCCCCAGAAACCATCAAACAGTAAATCGCATATTTTATATCTTACTCTTACGGTTAAACTCATTGATTCAACATCGAGGACATGGAATACTCAggtaatttagaaattaattgaGCCTTCAGATGCATAGGTTATTGAGAGTATCCAAATAAGTAGATTTCATATGCCGGATAAGGATGAGCTTTTGATTTACGCGTTTTatcacacaccaattaacctaatgcaCACTAACACAATCGAATGATATGTTGATGCATGACTTTAGAATTGAATCCACATAGACTAATGATTACACAACAAGTATGCGAGACAAGAGTAGGGCTAAGACAAAAAGAAGGTTTTGTTTTGAACTCCTAAAGctaaccatatatataaatatgcagaAATTACAATGCTAGAGAAGCAATGGGCAACATGAGATTCATATATTTAGCCTTGCAGGTCCTAAATGAGTCTTGCAAGtcagtttgtttatttttaagacCCCATGAAAGGCATATCGGCATTGGACGAGTATATAAGTTCCCAATAAGCTTATCGTATTCTTTACCTAGTATCGACACAAACAAAATTTCTTCTAAAGAAATCCTAAAATTTTCTCTTCCAAAACTTTCTTCTCTTGCCTTGTGACACCAGTACCTACTCGGCATGAGTTCTTGTATTATATCACGATCTTTCCATTTCTCGTGTAGTGCACTTCATTCCATCTTTATCTTGCTTCCATGCTGCCTGTTCCTTTGGTCGGTTAGATCGATTCACTCGGACACCCCTTTTGTCGGATCGACCAACGCTTTTTTCCAATGATCTTATAAGCGTTTGATAGGTTAGGCTTGTATCAATATTGGTGTTCACTAATGTGAATGATTTATTCTGGCGAGTATCAACGTATATAGACTATCATCTTTTCGCTTGGATCTTATGGTACTTGCAATGATAAGATATTTAATAATCAATAGGCATCCTTGCGGTTCACTAAAATTAAAAGCACAAATCTCAAAGGAAGAGATGTTGACATGAACCTAGGGAGGAGAACATACTATTGACAACGACAAGAGTACGGAGATGGTGCTTtttggatggttcatggaaataGAACGGAGAGTTACAAGGGTAGCatattaaaataagtttttaattgATGAGCTCTAGAAATATAAGATATAATCTCAGACTCATACATTCAAAAGCTAAAACACTGGTTTGGGCTATGGAATACATGATAATGTTTTAGCAGCTACACATGAAATTTGCGAGAGACTGCTATGATTTAGTGAAGATGATTTTTAAACCACAAGAATGTCatccatttaccaaaaaaaaaaaaaatgtcatatgTTTTCAGTTCACATGGAAGAGTTTcgaagatacaatgattatttCAGCACGTTTGGAACCTCACACGTACCATAAACTCAAAATATAAGAGCAGAAAATCTTGAAAAGAGTGCTAAGAAGATTCAGGCTTCATATGTTATCCACATAGacataaaatttcatatttgatttaataagtTTCGATAGACTTTGTTTTTGTTGATAAcagaaaaaattgttttacgaattaaaaaaagattcaatTGGTCACTATATACTAGACGAAAATGAACAAagatttatttaatgaattgaataaaaatatgaatttttgttcaAGGTTTTCTCTTCAGaattggagaaaaaatatttctttaacattttctttatatatgaagaaattaaaagcataaaggggaattttttgttaataatttgattaaaatatttgtgataaaaatttgATTGAAACTTTCTTTTTAAGATCGGTATGGTACAATGTCGATTACCAAACCCGGTTGATTTACTTCGTGAAGTtgcaaacttttttttatcccTCGGTCCGTCCTCCTAAAGCGATTACTTGCGGTGGTGAATCATATCGAGTTATCGACGCGCGGTGAGTTCCTCATCTCAGATTTGTTTCTGTCTTTGCATGTTTACTCAAGAAtcacaatttaatattttccgCGTATTATATGATGCTGTTGTCTTTGAGATATTAGGGTTTGGTTTTCTCACGTTGGGTGGCGATAGAATAAGCGAACTGCCAGATTCTTCGCGAAGTCAGATACTCTTACTCCTTACGACCAAAGACTCGATCAAGACAAGTGTTTTATCGACCAGATGGAGAGACATTTGGTTACATGTTCCTGGACTTGACCTAAGAGTTGACGATCTCCTCCTTATGGTCAAGTCTTTCCAAGCTTCATCTacaaataaattaagtttaacCACAAATCACGTCTACAAAAGTTCAAAATTAAGTAACACGTATGCAATGACTATCGGGATCAGTTCTTGGAGTGGATTGGTCCATCAGTTGAACGCAGGATCCAGCATTTAGATGTTGAGACTGATATTGTTTCTTGCATGCCTCAAAACATTTACAAGAGCAACACATTGGTCTCTCTAAAGCTCGTAGCCGTAGGACTCGAGACTCCAAATTCTGATGTTTCTCTACCTTGTCTCAAGATCTTTCCTTTAGAACACATTTTGTATGATGATGATTCTTTGACCTTGGAGAAGCTCATCTCAGGTTGTTCTGTTCTTGAGGATTTTACTATGATTAGGCAAACTTATACACCTGGAACAGTTATGCTGTCTCTGCGTATGAGATCTCAGTCTCTAAAAAGCTTTCGTCTCACGTTTGAGTATACTATGGAGGGTGCAGATTTTTCGGTGGAGATTGATGCTCCAAAACTCAAGTATTTGAGTTTTAAGGATAAACAGTCTGATAAGATTGTAATCAAGAATTTGAGCTCCTTGCTCAAGATCGACATTGACACTGAGTTTCATGCCAAATATGGAGATGCTTTGGATCCGAAGGAGAGAATGAAGAGGTATACTATCTCTGATTTTCTCACCGGTATCTATTAGTGATAGGCATAACTCACACCCAAAAGCTACCTCAAGAGTGGAAGATTGCCCAAACCCATTTATATTTCCCAAGGATATTTGTATTACCCGATGTGGGACTTATCTAATAGCCCCTCTCGAGATGTGGGTGGGAAACGGTCCAACGGAAACAACTCAAGCCCAACATCTCGGACATACCACAACAAGATGGGCCACTTGTATATGCTACATCGGTAGGAAACTGTTTATGTGGGAAATCATCTGATGTGGGTGGGAAACGGTCCAACGGAAACAGCCCAAGCCCAACATCTCGGACATACCACAACAAGATGGGCCACTTGTATATGCTACATCGGTAGGAAACTGTTTATGTGGGAAATCATCTGCTGGGTTTTCACcatgggctctgataccatattagtgATGAGCCTAACTCACACCCAAAAGGTAGCTCAAAAGTGGAGGATTGcccaaacacatatatatattgcccAAAGATATTTGTATtacccgatgtgggactttatCTAATGTAAAACATATGATCATCTCTCAGCGTACTGTAGAGGTATGCTATATAGTATGTACACTCACTGTGATGCATGGTATAAGAAACTAAATATACTTTGATCCTCGACCATgcatcctttttttttctttcttgcagGCTCTCTCTCTATATTCAACCCGATTCCTATATTTGATAACTTGTATCGTTTACAAGCTGCATCCTGTAGCTACATGTTACAGTTATTGCCAATCTTTCTTGAGAGCTGCCCAAATCTGAAAGACCTCGTTTTGGTATGGTTAATATTTGACTATGAGAGTTTTGCTGATTATAAGAACATATACTTGAAATATATTTGTGAACTCAGCTTTGTTCGTTTGCAGGACTGTTTTGTTTCGACGGAGCCAGAGCTAACTGAACTTAGCTATGTCCCTCAGTGTTTGTTATCGAGTCTGGAGTCTTTTGAGATTAGAGGATTGAGTATGGACGAAGAAACCGGGAAGAAACTAGTGAGGTATTTTCTGGAGAATTCAGTACTTCTCAAGAAACTAATTCTGCGTTTCAAAGATTATTCTATACCAAATTATGATTCAGATATCCTCAAGGGGATTCGTACATTCACAAAGCGTTCTCACAAATGTCAGATCATCATTCATTAACAATATGTCATTAAAGATCAATgtagtataatattttgttatataaatggGCGTTGGTTATTCTGATATTGGGTTggaataattcaaaataattcaattcaTCTTGTGAAAATTCTAGCAAGTCTCATTTTTCTCCTCATTCTTAACAACTAACTAGCGTTAGAGGAGCAGAGTCAGAGTGTCTTTATTACAACAAGATGATCAAGACAGAatttaaaagacaaaacagagttttttttgtatgatttgtaCATTAGATGAAAAAGCGTACTCCTAATCTTGTGAAGATCACCAAAGTTACTATCTAGAATTCCAACAGTATTGTATATATCAACCTTCAATTCACCTAATTAGGTCACTTCCTACAGCACAGtatataaaatgaaagaaaaggtccaaatgaaaaatgatatttgaATTGGTGTAGAACTAATCATCAATCAATGAAACAAGTGAGGCATATTTACAAACAAGAGAGATAACTTAAACTGCCACCAGTTATAGCCTGAGTCGGTGGCAACTTCTTCTTGGAAATCTTGCTGGAAAAGACTTGGTTGTCTGTGTTTtgttggatttggtatatatgTCTGTGTTTTGTCTAAGTAACAAAGCAATAACGAAACAAACTTCTTCAGTTTGCATCTGTCACACCTAGACAAAGATTTGCTTTGATACTTTGATTGATACGATGTCTCAAGTTAGTTTGATTTGGTTCAATTCTTTTGGTTTCGGATATTTTGGTCATGTCTTGTTGAAAACTGAAACTTAACtaacaacaaaacaagaatatcaaattaaaagatgttagttaattttatgttttgtacaATGTCAATTCCTGtgtcaattgatttatattttgaagttgCAGTTTTCTCATCCTAATTGTCAGCGGCAAATCATATCAACGGTGAGATCCTCAGTCTCAGATTTGTCAGTTGCATGTTTACGTACGTACCTTAGATTCAGGAATCAGTTTTGAATATTTCACGTATAAtttgatgttgtttttttaGGAATCATGGTTTCATTCTGACAATGGGTTGCAATAGAGTAAGCAAATTGCCAAATTCTTTGCGAAATCAATCAGATACTCTTAAACCTCACGACCAAAGATTCAATCAAGACAAGAGTTTTAACGATCAGATGGAGAGTCTATTGGTTATATATGATCagaggaaatattttattttaacgatCAGATGGAGAGTCTATTGGTTATATATGATCagaggaaatattttattttaacgatCAGATGGAGAGTCTATTGGTTATATATGATCagaggaaatattttattttaacgatCAGATGGAGAGTCTATTGGTTATATATGATCagaggaaatattttattttaacgatCAGATGGAGAGTCTATTGGTTATATATGATCagaggaaatattttattttaacgatCAGATGGAGAGTCTATTGGTTATATATGATCAgaggaaatattttataagGCGCAGCGTACGAATGGGTGAATCTGATCTGATCCTCCAGCGTCCCTATTGAAGACGTCCGAAGTTGTTATGTCAGCCGAAAGCTCGATACGATACACATTATCGTTGATTCTTGCAGTAACTTTCAAAGGACCTATCTTCTTGGCCTTAAGCTTGTTGTAAGCATGAGAAGGCACACGATCTCTGGTTAAATGAACCCAAACCACGTCGCCCGCATCAAAGACCAAACGGCGACGACGTGAATCAGCTGCAGTCTTGTATTTCGAAGCTGATGATTCGAGCATTTGTGTCGTCCGAACATGCGTCTCTAAAATGTTGTCGACGAAAGCTGAAGCGTCACCATGAAACCGTATACGATCCGGTAAGAAAGAGAGGTCATCAGGGGCCCTCGGAAAGATGCCATAGATCACCTGAAACGGGCTGAGGCCTGAACTCTGATTGACGGCTCTGTTATGCGCAAACTCATCTTGAGGAAGACGACCATCCAAAGTACGAATTGTGTCACCTACTAACAGCGTAAGAGGTTTCCCAAAGAATGATTAACAACCTCCGTCTGACCGTCACTCCGGGATGATATGCATAACTCATATCCAAACTAGTATTGAGCAGTTTCCAAAGAGAACGCCAAAAGTGGCCAAGAAAACGAGAATCACTATCAGAAACTATGGAAGACGGAAGACCATGTAGACGATAAACCTCACGGAAGTAAAGAATGGCGACCTGGAGAGCGTCAGTTGTCTTCTTGCAAGGAATAAAATGAACCATCTTATAGAAGCGATCAACGACCACAAAAATAGAATCAAATCCTTTTTGCGTTCGTGGTAAGCCGACCACAAAGTTCATGCTAATATCCGTCCATGGTTGCGTTGGGATAGGAAGTGGCATGTAAAGGCTTGCGTTTGACGAATGGCCTTTGGACCTCTGGCACGTGATGCAACGTTCCACAAATCTCTCAACATCTTTTCGTAATGATGGCCAGAAGTAAGAAGTGGAGACCGAGTGAAGTGTACGATCTCGGCCTATATGACCCTCACCATGAATTTCCAAAATCAACTTGAGGCGCATGCTACAGTCGGGGATACACAACCTACTATCTCGGAACAAGAAACCATTACACAAAGTATATGGAGATGGAAGGCCGGTAAGCGCGTCCGAAAAGAACTTCCTAAAGAAAGGATCATACGCATAAAGTTCGGCAAACGTACTGAAACCCGTAATGGCAGTTTGCATTGTTGTGAGCAACGCGTGTCTGCGGCTGAGAGCATCAGCAACTCGGTTTGACGAGCCCGAAGTATGCTTTATAACGAACGTAAACTGCTGAAAGTATCTAATCCAGGAAGCGTGTCACGCGGAAACTTTCCCTTGAGTATTGAGATGTTTCAAGGCATCATGATCGATGGAAGAGATAGTGTCGCCAGTGTTTTATTGCTTGGATGACAGCGTAGAACTCGACGTCATATGTGCTGTAATGCAGGCGTGCATTGGAGAGCTTTTCACTGAAAAAGGCGATGGGACGGTTCTGCTGGCTTAGAACCGCACCGATACCCATTTTTGACGCATCGGTGTGTAACTCGAAGGCTGCATTAAAGTTTGGGAGAGCAAGAATCAGAGTGCTGCATAACTTGTCTTTGATGACTTGAAACGCACGATCAGCCTCAGAAGTCCACAAAATCTTCCTTCGCGAATGCAGTCGGTAATGGGAGACATGAGGCTGCTGAATTGTGGAACAAACCGGCGATAAAAAGAAGCGAGACCATGAAAGCTTCGTGTTTCAGTGATTGTTGTTGGTTGAGGCCATGTCCGAATTGCCTCAACCTTACTAGGATCCACCGAAAGTCCCTTATCGGATACAATATACCCCAAGAAGTGGACCTCTTTGACACCAAAAGCACACTTTTTCCTTGTTGCGAAAAATTGATCACGACAGAGAACAGACAAGACGGCGCGCAGGTGCTGGATGTGTTCCTCGAACGATGAACTAAAAATCAGGATATCGTCGAAGTATACTACCACAAATTTGCTAATAAATGGTCGCAATGCTTGATTCATGACACGCATGAAAGTACTAAGTGCATTGGACAACCCGAAGGCATAACCAACCACTCAAAGAGGCCTTCCCGCGTTTTGAAAGCTGTTTTCCACTCATCTCCCGGTTGAATCCGAATTTGGTGATATCCACTGCGCAAATCGAGTTTGGAGAACAATGAAGCCGTCCAATCTGGTCAAGTAAATCATCTAGGCGAGGAATCGGAAAGCGATATCGTACTGTGATCTTGTTAATGGCTCTGCTATCAACACACATTCGCCATGACCCgtcttttttttggtataagTAAGGCGAGGACAGCGCAAGGGCTGAGGCTCTCACGTAAGAATCCTTTCGACAGGAGTGCTTCAACTTGACTTCGTAGTTCCTCATGCTCAGATGGACTCATACGGTAGTGTGAATGATTAGGCAAAGTGGCATCGGGAACCAAGTTGATGCGGTGTTGAATATCTCGCAACAGTGGTAATCCAGATGGGAGGTCGTCGGGGAAGACATCACTGAATTCTGAGAGGAGATCGTGAAGTTGAGGTGAGGTGGATGGTGTATTTGTTGATAATGGTGACAGCACAAGAAACAGAACCACTCCTGTCTCGCGCATCAATGATTCGAACGGGGCACGTTGGAGGAAGAGGGCTGGTGTTTGTGGAGCTGAAGGTGCTGACGGTGGTGATGGAACTTCTTATTGTTCAATTGAAAACTATAAGTGTTGAGGAAGTCATCATGTAGTACACGGCGATCATATTGTGAGTTTTAGTGAATTTATCAGAGTATAGTTGATAGAATTAAGtaactagatgaagaacatgagagatggagagagattcggaattgagagagagagagagtgaaggaAGAAAGTCTTTTCTTACTTGATTTGTTTATGGGAACATCCCATATATACAGAAAATACAAGTACATGTTGACATAAGAGATATAATAAACTAGTTGGATCCTAGACAAATAATAAACAAGGGGAGAACAAGACAAGGCTGATCTGTGCAGGCTGGTCCCGGATAGTGACTGGTCCTTAACGTCTCTCATTGACTTGAAACCTTAACCAACC
This genomic stretch from Brassica oleracea var. oleracea cultivar TO1000 unplaced genomic scaffold, BOL UnpScaffold00418, whole genome shotgun sequence harbors:
- the LOC106319614 gene encoding F-box/FBD/LRR-repeat protein At2g26030-like — translated: MIHLPTELLSTTTSPYPFMRWAMDIVGPMPPSKQKRYLLIMTDYFTKWVDAESYATIRTPDVQKFFLEWIGPSVERRIQHLDVETDIVSCMPQNIYKSNTLVSLKLVAVGLETPNSDVSLPCLKIFPLEHILYDDDSLTLEKLISGCSVLEDFTMIRQTYTPGTVMLSLRMRSQSLKSFRLTFEYTMEGADFSVEIDAPKLKYLSFKDKQSDKIVIKNLSSLLKIDIDTEFHAKYGDALDPKERMKRYTISDFLTGISNVKHMIISQRTVEVCYIVCSLSIFNPIPIFDNLYRLQAASCSYMLQLLPIFLESCPNLKDLVLDCFVSTEPELTELSYVPQCLLSSLESFEIRGLSMDEETGKKLVRYFLENSVLLKKLILRFKDYSIPNYDSDILKGIRTFTKRSHKCQIIIH